The Bacteroides acidifaciens genome includes a region encoding these proteins:
- a CDS encoding RnfABCDGE type electron transport complex subunit D, translated as MENKLIVSLSPHVHGGDSVQKNMYGVLIALVPAFLVSLYFFGLGALIVTATSVAACLFFEWAIGKYLLKKPTTTICDGSAIITGVLLAFNLPSNLPVWIIILGALFAIGVGKMSFGGLGCNPFNPALAGRVFLLLSFPVQMTSWPVVGQLTAYTDATTGATPLALMKQAIHGDSSALSQIPDALNLLFGQNGGCLGEVSALALLIGLAYMLWKKIITWHIPVSILATVFVFAGIMHLVDPEKYVSPLLQLLSGGLMLGAVFMATDYVTSPMSKKGMLIYGVCIGLLTVVIRLFGAYPEGMSFAILIMNAFTPLINTYCKPKRFGEVAKKK; from the coding sequence ATGGAAAATAAATTAATCGTATCACTATCACCCCACGTTCATGGCGGAGACAGCGTGCAGAAGAATATGTACGGCGTGCTGATTGCACTGGTTCCGGCTTTTCTGGTGTCTCTCTATTTCTTCGGACTGGGTGCTCTGATTGTTACAGCTACTTCCGTTGCGGCTTGTTTGTTCTTCGAATGGGCGATCGGAAAATATTTACTGAAGAAACCGACCACGACCATCTGTGACGGCTCTGCCATCATTACAGGTGTGTTGCTGGCATTCAACTTACCTTCCAACCTGCCGGTTTGGATTATTATCCTGGGCGCGTTGTTCGCTATCGGTGTGGGCAAGATGTCTTTCGGCGGACTGGGTTGCAACCCTTTCAACCCGGCATTGGCGGGACGTGTGTTCCTGTTGCTCTCATTCCCGGTGCAGATGACCAGTTGGCCCGTAGTCGGACAGTTGACGGCGTATACGGATGCTACAACAGGCGCTACTCCGCTGGCGTTGATGAAGCAGGCGATTCATGGCGACAGCTCTGCGCTGAGCCAGATACCGGATGCTTTGAACCTGTTGTTCGGGCAGAACGGCGGATGCTTGGGCGAGGTGAGTGCATTGGCTCTGTTGATTGGGCTGGCTTATATGCTTTGGAAGAAGATTATCACTTGGCATATCCCTGTATCTATCCTGGCGACGGTATTTGTGTTTGCCGGCATCATGCATCTGGTGGATCCTGAGAAATACGTTTCTCCGCTGTTGCAGTTACTCTCCGGTGGTCTGATGCTGGGAGCTGTCTTTATGGCAACGGACTACGTGACTTCTCCGATGAGCAAGAAAGGAATGTTGATTTATGGTGTTTGTATCGGTCTGCTGACGGTGGTTATCCGTCTGTTCGGCGCATATCCCGAAGGTATGTCGTTCGCCATCCTGATTATGAATGCGTTCACTCCGCTGATTAACACCTATTGTAAACCTAAACGCTTTGGGGAGGTAGCGAAGAAGAAATGA
- the ispE gene encoding 4-(cytidine 5'-diphospho)-2-C-methyl-D-erythritol kinase, with the protein MITFPNIKINLGLSITEKRPDGYHNLETVFYPVSLEDALEIRTSSQTEKKITLHQYGMEIAGNPEDNLVAKAYSLLDKEFHLPPVEIHLYKHIPSGAGLGGGSSDAAFMLKLLNEQFHLNLSEEQLEIYAATLGADCAFFIKNKPVYAEGIGNIFSPIELSLKGYQIMIVKPDVFVSTREAFANIHPHHPEYPVKEVIRRPVAEWKDTLINDFEASVFPQHPVIGEIKQELYNQGAIYASMSGSGSSVFGLFAPDAALPEIAWKPDTFCFKGKL; encoded by the coding sequence ATGATCACTTTCCCAAATATTAAAATAAACCTGGGACTCTCCATCACCGAGAAACGTCCGGACGGTTATCACAATCTCGAAACGGTCTTCTATCCGGTAAGCCTGGAAGACGCTTTGGAAATCCGCACTTCTTCCCAAACAGAAAAGAAAATCACTCTCCACCAGTATGGAATGGAGATAGCCGGCAACCCGGAAGACAACCTGGTAGCAAAGGCTTATTCACTGCTGGACAAGGAGTTCCACCTTCCCCCTGTCGAGATTCATTTGTACAAACATATCCCTTCGGGAGCCGGACTTGGCGGCGGTTCGTCAGATGCCGCTTTTATGCTGAAGTTACTCAACGAGCAGTTTCATTTGAATTTATCTGAAGAACAACTGGAAATATACGCCGCCACCTTAGGAGCGGACTGTGCTTTCTTTATCAAGAACAAACCAGTCTACGCCGAAGGCATCGGCAACATCTTCTCGCCAATCGAACTTTCATTAAAAGGTTATCAGATTATGATTGTGAAGCCGGACGTCTTTGTTTCCACCCGCGAAGCCTTCGCGAACATTCATCCCCATCATCCCGAATATCCGGTCAAAGAGGTAATCCGTCGTCCGGTGGCAGAATGGAAGGATACATTAATCAACGACTTCGAGGCAAGTGTCTTTCCGCAGCATCCCGTTATCGGAGAAATCAAGCAAGAACTCTATAACCAGGGGGCAATCTATGCTTCCATGAGCGGTTCCGGTTCTTCCGTGTTCGGGCTGTTCGCACCGGATGCTGCGCTGCCGGAAATTGCTTGGAAGCCCGATACCTTCTGCTTTAAAGGAAAACTGTAA
- the dnaB gene encoding replicative DNA helicase: MAEQRKNTRNTKSAKVQPVNDYGRIQPQAPELEEAVLGALMIEKDAYSLVSEILRPESFYEHRHQLIYAAITDLAVNQKPVDILTVKEQLSKRGDLEEVGGPFYITQLSSKVASSAHIEYHARIIAQKSLARELITFTSNIQSKAFDETLDVDDLMQEAEGKLFEISQQNMKKDYTQINPVIDEAYKLIQKAAARTDGLSGLESGFTKLDKMTSGWQNSDLIIIAARPAMGKTAFVLSMAKNIAVDYRNPVALFSLEMSNVQLVNRLITNVCEIPSEKIKSGQLANYEWQQLDYKLKDLLDAPLYVDDTPSLSVFELRTKARRLVREHGVKVIIIDYLQLMNASGMAFGSRQEEVSTISRSLKGLAKELNIPIIALSQLNRGVESREGIDGKRPQLSDLRESGAIEQDADMVCFIHRPEYYKIYQDDRGNDLRGMAEIVIAKHRNGAVGEVLLRFKGEFTRFSNPEDDMVIPMPGEPAGAMLGSKMNTGAAGSVPPPPAPDFAPQTSNPFAAPIGGDGPLPF; encoded by the coding sequence ATGGCTGAACAGAGAAAAAATACCCGCAATACAAAGTCTGCAAAAGTACAACCGGTAAATGATTATGGTCGTATCCAGCCTCAGGCGCCTGAGCTGGAAGAAGCTGTGTTGGGAGCTTTGATGATTGAGAAGGATGCCTACTCGCTAGTGAGCGAGATTCTTCGTCCCGAATCTTTTTATGAGCACCGTCACCAGTTGATTTATGCAGCTATTACCGACCTTGCCGTCAACCAGAAACCGGTGGATATTCTGACGGTAAAGGAACAGCTTAGCAAGCGGGGAGATTTGGAAGAGGTCGGGGGACCGTTCTATATTACTCAGTTGAGCAGCAAGGTCGCCTCTTCGGCGCATATTGAGTATCATGCACGTATCATTGCGCAGAAGTCGCTGGCACGTGAGCTGATTACGTTTACGAGCAATATCCAGAGCAAGGCTTTTGATGAGACGCTGGATGTGGACGACTTGATGCAGGAAGCGGAAGGCAAGCTTTTCGAGATTTCGCAGCAGAACATGAAGAAAGACTATACGCAGATTAATCCGGTGATTGATGAAGCCTATAAGCTGATTCAGAAAGCTGCGGCACGAACCGACGGTTTGAGCGGTCTTGAAAGTGGTTTCACGAAACTGGACAAGATGACTTCCGGCTGGCAGAATTCCGACCTTATTATTATTGCTGCCCGTCCTGCCATGGGTAAGACAGCTTTCGTGCTTTCTATGGCGAAGAATATAGCTGTTGATTATCGGAATCCGGTGGCGTTGTTCTCGCTTGAAATGAGTAACGTCCAGTTGGTGAACCGTCTGATTACGAATGTCTGCGAGATTCCGAGTGAGAAAATCAAGAGCGGGCAGTTGGCGAATTACGAATGGCAGCAATTGGATTACAAGCTGAAGGACTTACTGGACGCACCGCTCTATGTGGATGATACTCCGTCTTTGTCAGTTTTCGAACTTCGTACAAAAGCGCGCCGTCTGGTACGTGAGCATGGGGTGAAAGTCATTATTATTGACTACCTTCAGTTGATGAATGCGAGCGGTATGGCGTTCGGAAGCCGTCAGGAAGAGGTGAGTACCATTTCACGTTCGTTGAAGGGATTGGCGAAGGAGTTGAATATTCCGATTATCGCGCTGTCACAGTTGAACCGTGGTGTGGAAAGCCGTGAAGGTATCGACGGCAAGCGTCCGCAGTTGAGTGACCTTCGTGAATCGGGAGCCATCGAGCAGGATGCCGACATGGTGTGCTTTATCCACCGTCCGGAATATTACAAGATTTATCAGGATGACCGGGGAAATGACTTGCGCGGTATGGCGGAGATTGTGATAGCCAAGCACCGTAATGGTGCGGTAGGTGAGGTGCTGCTCCGGTTTAAGGGTGAGTTTACACGATTCTCGAATCCCGAGGATGATATGGTCATCCCGATGCCGGGTGAGCCTGCCGGAGCTATGCTGGGTTCTAAAATGAATACAGGGGCAGCCGGTTCCGTACCACCGCCGCCGGCACCTGACTTTGCTCCGCAGACAAGTAACCCGTTTGCCGCACCGATAGGTGGGGATGGGCCGTTGCCGTTTTAG
- a CDS encoding RnfABCDGE type electron transport complex subunit E produces MNNFKVMMNGIIKENPTFVLLLGMCPTLGTTSSAINGMGMGLATMFVLICSNVVISLIKNLIPDMVRIPSFIVVIASFVTLLQMVMQAYVPGLYATLGLFIPLIVVNCIVLGRAEAFAAKNNAVASMFDGIGMGLGFTIALTLLGAVREFLGTGKIFDFAIIPEEYGMLVFVLAPGAFIALGYLIALINKLRIEN; encoded by the coding sequence ATGAATAACTTTAAAGTAATGATGAACGGGATTATCAAAGAGAATCCTACGTTTGTGCTCCTGCTTGGTATGTGTCCTACGTTGGGTACGACCTCATCAGCCATCAACGGTATGGGCATGGGGCTGGCTACGATGTTCGTATTGATTTGCTCGAACGTGGTGATTTCCCTGATTAAGAATCTGATTCCGGATATGGTACGTATCCCTTCATTTATCGTGGTGATTGCGTCTTTCGTGACGTTGCTTCAGATGGTGATGCAGGCTTATGTGCCGGGACTGTATGCTACGCTCGGTCTTTTCATTCCGTTGATTGTGGTAAACTGTATTGTGTTGGGACGTGCCGAGGCTTTTGCCGCAAAGAATAACGCGGTTGCTTCCATGTTCGACGGCATCGGTATGGGACTTGGTTTTACCATTGCACTGACTTTGCTGGGCGCTGTCCGCGAGTTCCTGGGAACAGGCAAGATTTTCGACTTCGCCATCATACCCGAAGAATACGGTATGTTGGTGTTCGTGCTGGCTCCGGGTGCGTTCATCGCTTTGGGATACCTCATTGCATTGATTAATAAATTGAGAATTGAAAATTGA
- a CDS encoding Fe-S cluster domain-containing protein, with translation MNLILIAVISLGAIALVLAAILYVASKKFAVYEDPRIAQVGEVLPQANCGGCGYPGCSGFADACVKAGSLDGKFCPVGGQPVMAKIADILGLAAGEAEPMVAVVRCNGTCANRPRTNQYDGAKSCAIAASLYGGETGCSYGCLGCGDCVAACQFDAIHMNPETGLPEVDEAKCTACGACAKACPKAIIEIRPQGKKSRRVYVSCVNKDKGAVARKACTVSCIGCGKCVKTCPFEAITLENNLAYIDPNKCKSCRKCEEVCPQGSIVALNFPPRKPKTEEATVAPKAPATPKETVAPNPAAPKETAEAPKVTE, from the coding sequence ATGAATTTGATTCTGATTGCAGTGATTTCATTGGGAGCGATAGCGCTCGTGCTTGCCGCTATTCTTTATGTGGCTTCCAAGAAATTTGCCGTGTATGAAGACCCGCGGATTGCCCAGGTGGGGGAAGTTTTGCCCCAGGCCAATTGTGGTGGATGTGGCTACCCTGGTTGTAGCGGATTTGCCGACGCTTGTGTCAAAGCCGGCTCACTGGATGGCAAGTTCTGTCCCGTAGGCGGACAACCTGTCATGGCAAAGATTGCTGATATCCTCGGACTGGCAGCCGGCGAGGCTGAACCGATGGTAGCAGTAGTGAGATGTAACGGAACTTGCGCCAACCGCCCGCGTACCAACCAGTACGACGGTGCGAAGAGTTGTGCTATCGCCGCTTCACTGTATGGTGGAGAAACCGGTTGCAGCTACGGCTGTCTGGGGTGTGGCGACTGTGTGGCTGCCTGCCAGTTCGACGCTATCCACATGAATCCCGAAACGGGGCTTCCGGAAGTGGACGAAGCGAAGTGTACGGCTTGTGGAGCTTGTGCGAAGGCTTGTCCGAAAGCGATTATCGAGATTCGCCCGCAAGGCAAGAAGTCGCGCCGTGTGTACGTCTCTTGTGTGAATAAGGACAAGGGTGCTGTGGCACGCAAGGCTTGTACCGTCAGCTGTATCGGCTGTGGCAAGTGTGTGAAGACTTGTCCGTTCGAAGCTATCACGCTGGAGAACAACCTGGCTTACATCGACCCGAACAAGTGCAAATCTTGCCGCAAATGTGAGGAAGTTTGTCCGCAGGGAAGCATTGTCGCACTGAATTTCCCGCCGCGCAAACCGAAGACGGAAGAGGCTACGGTTGCTCCGAAAGCTCCTGCGACTCCAAAGGAAACAGTTGCTCCGAATCCGGCTGCTCCGAAAGAAACGGCTGAAGCTCCGAAAGTAACAGAATAA
- a CDS encoding type II toxin-antitoxin system HigA family antitoxin, whose protein sequence is MVKIKTEKQYEAACARIEELLKVVNNNTPTDDKNFLELDLISDLVADYEEEHFPIKAPSLVDVIKLRMYEMGINQTKLSELLGVSPSRISDYLTGRCEPTLKVAREMSRKLNIDADIVLGV, encoded by the coding sequence ATGGTAAAGATAAAAACAGAAAAGCAGTACGAGGCAGCTTGTGCAAGGATTGAGGAATTGCTGAAGGTAGTAAATAATAATACTCCGACTGATGATAAGAACTTCCTTGAATTGGATTTGATTTCTGACTTGGTTGCTGATTATGAAGAAGAGCATTTTCCTATTAAAGCACCATCCTTGGTGGATGTCATAAAATTGCGGATGTACGAGATGGGAATAAACCAAACTAAGTTATCGGAACTGCTTGGCGTAAGTCCTTCTCGTATCAGTGACTATCTCACGGGAAGATGTGAACCAACATTGAAAGTCGCTCGTGAAATGAGCCGGAAATTAAATATTGATGCGGATATTGTGTTGGGAGTATGA
- the galE gene encoding UDP-glucose 4-epimerase GalE, whose amino-acid sequence MKERILVTGGTGYIGSHTVVELQNSGYEVIIIDNLSNSSADVVDNIEKVSGIRPVFEKLDCLDFAGLDAVFTKYKGIKAIIHFAASKAVGESVEKPLLYYRNNLVSLINLLELMPKHGVEGIVFSSSCTVYGQPDELPVTEKAPIKKAESPYGNTKQINEEIIRDTVASGAPINAIMLRYFNPIGAHPTALLGELPNGVPQNLIPYLTQTAMGIREKLSVFGDDYDTPDGSCIRDFINVVDLAKAHVIAIRRILEKGQKEKVEVFNIGTGRGVSVLELINGFEKATGVKLNYQIVGRRAGDIEKVWANPDFANNELGWKAVETLEDTLRSAWNWQLKLRERGIQ is encoded by the coding sequence ATGAAAGAAAGAATTTTAGTAACGGGCGGGACAGGATATATCGGTTCTCACACCGTGGTGGAACTACAAAACAGTGGATATGAAGTAATCATCATCGATAATTTATCAAATTCAAGTGCCGACGTTGTTGACAATATAGAGAAAGTATCCGGTATTCGTCCGGTGTTCGAGAAATTGGATTGTCTGGATTTTGCAGGACTGGATGCCGTATTTACAAAATATAAAGGAATTAAGGCTATTATTCACTTTGCAGCGAGCAAAGCCGTAGGAGAGTCGGTAGAGAAACCGTTGCTTTATTATCGCAATAACCTGGTCTCTTTGATTAATCTTCTCGAATTAATGCCTAAACATGGAGTGGAAGGTATCGTATTCTCTTCTTCTTGTACAGTGTACGGTCAGCCGGACGAACTGCCGGTGACAGAGAAAGCTCCGATTAAGAAAGCGGAATCGCCTTACGGAAATACCAAACAGATTAATGAAGAGATTATTCGCGATACAGTAGCTTCCGGTGCTCCGATCAATGCTATCATGTTGCGTTATTTCAATCCGATTGGCGCGCATCCTACCGCATTGCTGGGTGAACTGCCGAATGGCGTTCCTCAAAACCTGATTCCTTATCTGACTCAGACTGCTATGGGTATCCGTGAGAAACTTAGCGTGTTTGGTGATGATTATGATACGCCCGACGGCTCTTGTATCCGTGACTTTATCAATGTAGTCGATTTGGCTAAAGCACACGTGATTGCTATCCGCCGTATCTTGGAAAAAGGACAGAAAGAAAAAGTGGAAGTATTCAATATCGGTACGGGACGCGGTGTTTCCGTATTGGAATTAATCAATGGCTTTGAAAAAGCTACCGGCGTGAAGTTGAATTATCAGATTGTCGGACGTCGTGCCGGTGATATTGAGAAAGTTTGGGCGAACCCCGATTTCGCAAATAATGAATTGGGTTGGAAAGCCGTAGAAACTTTGGAAGATACTTTACGCTCTGCCTGGAACTGGCAGCTGAAACTTCGTGAGAGAGGTATTCAGTAA
- a CDS encoding type II toxin-antitoxin system HigB family toxin codes for MRIISFAAIRNCILKHADSEMSLRDWYKKTEKADWSCLADIKQTFNSVDYVGNDRYVFNIKGNDYRLVAMILFPARKVFIRWIGTHKEYDNKDCSSV; via the coding sequence ATGAGAATAATATCATTTGCGGCTATAAGAAACTGCATCTTGAAACACGCTGACTCTGAGATGTCTTTGCGTGATTGGTATAAAAAGACAGAGAAGGCAGACTGGTCGTGTTTGGCTGATATAAAACAAACTTTCAATAGTGTAGACTATGTGGGTAATGACAGATATGTCTTTAATATTAAAGGTAATGATTATAGATTGGTCGCAATGATATTGTTTCCCGCCAGGAAAGTTTTTATTCGTTGGATTGGTACTCATAAAGAGTATGATAATAAAGATTGTTCTTCTGTATAA
- the rsxA gene encoding electron transport complex subunit RsxA, whose amino-acid sequence MEYILIFISAIFVNNIVLSQFLGICPFLGVSKKVETAMGMSAAVAFVLTIATIVTFLIQKFVLDVFGLGYLQTITFILVIAGLVQMVEIILKKVSPALYQALGVFLPLITTNCCILGVAILVIQKDYDLLTGVVYAFSTAIGFGLALVLFAGLREQMSLVKVPKGMQGTPIALITAGLLAMAFMGFSGVV is encoded by the coding sequence ATGGAATATATATTGATATTTATTTCGGCAATCTTTGTAAACAACATCGTGTTGTCGCAGTTCCTGGGTATCTGTCCGTTCCTGGGCGTATCCAAGAAAGTGGAAACTGCGATGGGTATGAGCGCTGCGGTTGCTTTCGTGTTGACCATCGCTACCATCGTTACCTTCCTGATTCAGAAGTTTGTACTGGATGTTTTCGGACTGGGATATTTGCAGACGATTACGTTCATTCTGGTGATTGCCGGACTGGTGCAGATGGTGGAAATCATCCTGAAGAAGGTTTCTCCTGCCTTGTATCAGGCGTTGGGCGTGTTCCTGCCGCTGATTACGACAAACTGTTGTATCCTTGGTGTGGCTATCCTGGTGATTCAGAAAGACTATGACCTGCTGACGGGTGTTGTATATGCATTCTCTACGGCTATCGGCTTCGGGCTGGCATTGGTGCTCTTTGCCGGACTGCGCGAGCAGATGAGCCTGGTGAAAGTCCCGAAAGGAATGCAAGGCACTCCGATCGCCTTGATTACCGCCGGTTTGCTTGCTATGGCATTCATGGGATTCTCCGGTGTAGTGTAA
- a CDS encoding RnfABCDGE type electron transport complex subunit G — MKKLQSSLKNMLLVLTGVTAVSVALLAYVNELTKGPIAEANAKTLNEALKKVLPEFTNNPVAESDTIFGEKDGKKFVDFIVYPAKNGEELVGTAVEAKSMGFGGELKVLVGFNAEGKIYNYSLLAHAETPGLGSKADKWFGAYDPAKGEQAVSHEESAKSILGMNPGETPLTVSKDGGQVDAITASTITSRAFLNAVNAAYQAYKAEGGEVNGVSGASQKADGENTDAATGATIKVELTDSISAK; from the coding sequence ATGAAAAAGTTACAATCATCTTTAAAGAATATGTTGCTGGTGCTTACGGGTGTGACGGCTGTCTCCGTAGCGTTGCTGGCTTATGTGAATGAACTGACGAAAGGCCCTATCGCCGAAGCGAACGCAAAGACGCTGAACGAGGCTTTGAAGAAGGTTCTTCCCGAATTTACGAACAATCCGGTAGCGGAAAGCGATACTATTTTCGGTGAGAAAGACGGAAAGAAGTTCGTTGACTTTATCGTCTATCCGGCAAAGAACGGCGAAGAGCTGGTCGGTACGGCTGTTGAAGCCAAGTCGATGGGATTTGGTGGTGAACTGAAAGTGCTGGTAGGCTTTAATGCCGAAGGCAAAATCTATAATTACTCTCTGCTGGCTCATGCGGAAACTCCGGGGCTGGGCTCGAAAGCCGACAAATGGTTTGGCGCTTATGACCCTGCCAAAGGCGAGCAGGCGGTGTCGCACGAAGAAAGTGCGAAGTCTATCCTGGGCATGAATCCGGGTGAAACTCCGCTGACTGTCAGCAAGGACGGCGGACAGGTGGATGCCATCACTGCTTCTACCATCACTTCGCGTGCTTTCCTGAATGCTGTAAACGCGGCTTATCAGGCTTACAAGGCAGAAGGTGGGGAAGTGAACGGTGTTTCCGGTGCTTCTCAAAAGGCTGACGGTGAGAACACGGATGCTGCTACGGGCGCTACGATTAAAGTTGAACTTACTGATTCTATCAGTGCTAAATAA
- the rsxC gene encoding electron transport complex subunit RsxC: MLKTFSIGGVHPHENKLSAHQPIITAEVPAKAVILLGQHIGAPAKPIVAKGDVVKVGTKIAEPAGFVSAAIHSSVSGKVAKIDTIVDASGYAKPAIFIDVEGDEWEETIDRSKTLVKECELPAEEIVKKIADAGIVGLGGACFPTQVKLCPPPSFKAECVIINAVECEPYLTADHQLMLEHAEEIMVGVSILMKAVKVNKAFIGIENNKPDAIELMTKVAASYAGIEVVPLKVKYPQGGEKQLIDAITKRQVASGALPISTGAVVQNVGTAFAVYEAVQKNKPLFERVITVTGKSVAKPSNFLARIGTPMKQLIDACGGLPEDTGKVIGGGPMMGKALVNIEVPTAKGSSGILIMNQKEAKRGEAQTCIRCAKCVSACPMGLEPYLLGALSENGDFETMEKERIMDCIECGSCQFTCPANRPLLDYCRLGKGKVGAMIRARQAKK, encoded by the coding sequence ATGTTAAAGACATTTTCAATTGGTGGAGTTCATCCACACGAAAATAAATTGTCGGCACATCAACCTATTATCACGGCGGAAGTTCCTGCAAAGGCAGTTATTCTGCTGGGGCAGCACATTGGTGCGCCTGCAAAACCGATTGTTGCGAAAGGTGATGTGGTAAAGGTGGGCACTAAGATTGCCGAACCTGCCGGCTTTGTTTCGGCAGCAATTCACTCTTCAGTCAGTGGTAAAGTGGCGAAGATTGATACGATAGTCGATGCCAGCGGTTATGCGAAACCTGCCATCTTTATTGATGTGGAAGGTGACGAATGGGAAGAGACAATCGACCGCAGCAAGACGTTGGTGAAGGAATGTGAACTTCCGGCAGAAGAGATTGTGAAGAAGATTGCCGACGCGGGAATCGTAGGTCTGGGTGGTGCCTGTTTTCCTACACAGGTGAAATTGTGCCCGCCGCCGTCTTTCAAGGCCGAATGTGTGATTATCAATGCGGTAGAGTGCGAACCGTACCTGACTGCCGACCATCAGTTGATGCTGGAACACGCGGAAGAAATCATGGTGGGTGTCTCTATCCTGATGAAAGCCGTGAAGGTGAACAAAGCATTTATCGGAATCGAAAATAACAAGCCGGATGCCATCGAACTGATGACGAAAGTGGCTGCAAGCTATGCAGGTATCGAGGTGGTGCCCTTGAAGGTGAAATATCCGCAAGGGGGTGAAAAGCAACTGATTGACGCGATTACCAAACGCCAGGTGGCGAGCGGCGCACTGCCTATCTCTACGGGAGCGGTAGTGCAGAACGTGGGTACGGCGTTTGCTGTTTATGAAGCTGTACAGAAGAATAAACCGTTGTTTGAACGTGTGATTACCGTGACGGGAAAGTCGGTGGCGAAGCCGTCCAACTTCCTCGCCCGTATCGGTACGCCGATGAAGCAGTTGATTGACGCTTGCGGTGGTTTGCCCGAAGATACGGGAAAAGTAATCGGCGGCGGTCCGATGATGGGTAAGGCGCTGGTGAATATCGAAGTTCCTACTGCGAAGGGCAGTTCCGGTATCCTGATTATGAATCAGAAGGAAGCCAAGCGTGGTGAGGCGCAGACTTGTATCCGTTGTGCGAAGTGCGTGAGCGCTTGCCCGATGGGACTGGAACCCTACTTGCTCGGAGCTTTGTCCGAAAACGGAGATTTTGAAACAATGGAAAAAGAGAGAATCATGGATTGTATCGAGTGCGGCTCCTGTCAGTTCACTTGTCCTGCCAACCGTCCGCTGCTCGACTATTGTCGTCTGGGTAAAGGTAAGGTAGGAGCTATGATTCGCGCACGTCAAGCTAAAAAATAA